Proteins found in one Telopea speciosissima isolate NSW1024214 ecotype Mountain lineage unplaced genomic scaffold, Tspe_v1 Tspe_v1.0103, whole genome shotgun sequence genomic segment:
- the LOC122647640 gene encoding putative disease resistance protein RGA3 yields the protein MVVMQRIWVLQVVRMGYDGSDGCYGGYAVGDVDFTVAGAGENIEKMVQQLVGAEGSNTDTIFPLFDLELHHLIQLHQLTTPMADTPVSKVLQQLNSIIQQQNDQELRLVSGVKEEVNKLSATLKDIQSVLEDAEEKQMRDKDVKIKEIRKRLDSLANEKGKYCLVEERNMVKELEEEAQQYYLKSTTWSMTNGDVSDDDHHNQIYGQDTDKDIIISQLLSESSQQEGIGLHVISIVGMGGLGKTTLAQLVFNDNKVTSHFEKRLWVRVSRSFDARKIAKAIIEAINGGESSSAAPLSLAWESFQLHLYNSIKGRRFLLVLDNIWIEDHRKWGALKFSLNYGALGSRILVTTRSEKVALTMGAINPYHSQPLSNDHCFLLFSHLALAGREEKELKQYEEIGKEIAKKCRGVPLAAKILGCLMRLKSTRQDWLDILESETWKFQESVLLPALLLTYYDLPSPIKCCFAFCAIFPKDHWIHKDNLIKLWMSQGFLGIDGRKELELIGVDFFDNLVICSFFQDLRKDKDGHIYCCKMHDLVHDLAQFITDKECFIIDMKKSDNTGDQLYYNKKFCRLSLLSGEEVMYSIPVSLHSVKVLHTLKLFGEISVITLPPILFSYLTCLRALDLSKTKLTELPSEVVKLIHLRYLDLSMTDIKELPETLSELCNLQTLKLDNCEYLSKLPQRIGKLINLRHLEIENTVCLNRLPQEIGRLTSLRTLSRFFASEGCRIGELKNLNLIRGRLEITRLKRVANKSESFEAGLKNKKDVHSLVLEFSDDSVGMSKEVERMEGVLQGLEPHPNLVKLSIF from the exons ATGGTGGTTATGCAAAGGATATGGGTTTTGCAGGTCGTGAGGATGGGTTACGATGGAAGTGATGGATGTTATGGTGGGTATGCAGTAGGGGATGTGGATTTCACAGTTGCAG GAGCAGGGGAAAATATTGAGAAGATGGTTCAGCAGCTTGTTGGAGCAGAAGGATCCAATACGGATACCAT ATTCCCCCTGTTTGATTTAGAATTGCACCACCTAATTCAGCTTCATCAACTAACTACTCCAATGGCAGATACCCCTGTTTCTAAAGTGTTGCAGCAACTGAACTCCATCATTCAACAACAGAACGATCAAGAGCTGAGGTTGGTCTCTGGTGTTAAGGAAGAAGTGAATAAGTTGTCTGCAACACTCAAGGACATCCAGTCAGTGCTTGAGGATGCAGAGGAGAAACAAATGAGAGACAAAGATGTGAAG ATTAAGGAAATTAGGAAACGACTAGATTCCCTTGCAAATGAGAAAGGAAAGTACTGCCTTGTGGAGGAGAGGAATATGGTTAAGGAGTTGGAAGAAGAAGCACAACAGTACTACCTGAAAAGTACTACTTGGTCTATGACTAATGGTGATGTATCAGATGATGATCATCATAATCAGATATATGGTCAGGACACAGATAAAGATATCATAATCAGCCAATTATTAAGTGAGAGTAGCCAACAGGAAGGAATTGGCCTTCATGTCATCTCCATAGTTGGTATGGGTGGTCTGGGAAAGACTACTCTTGCTCAACTTGTCTTCAATGATAACAAGGTGACAAGTCATTTTGAAAAGAGGTTGTGGGTGCGTGTGTCAAGGTCTTTTGATGCTAGAAAGATTGCCAAGGCAATCATTGAAGCCATTAATGGCGGAGAGAGTTCAAGTGCCGCTCCTCTTTCCCTGGCATGGGAATCCTTTCAACTACATCTCTATAACTCTATTAAAGGAAGGAGGTTTTTGCTGGTCTTAGATAATATATGGATTGAGGATCACAGAAAGTggggtgcattgaagttttctCTTAACTATGGTGCACTAGGAAGTAGAATTTTGGTGACCACACGCAGTGAGAAAGTTGCATTGACAATGGGTGCAATCAACCCGTATCATTCGCAGCCATTGTCCAATGATCACTGTTTCTTGTTGTTTAGCCACCTAGCTTTGGCTGGAAGGGAGGAAAAAGAGTTGAAACAATATGAAGAAATTGGTAAGGAAATAGCCAAGAAATGCAGAGGCGTTCCTCTTGCAGCAAAGATATTAGGATGTCTCATGCGCTTGAAGAGTACAAGACAAGATTGGCTGGATATCTTAGAGAGTGAAACATGGAAATTTCAAGAAAGTGTTTTATTACCAGCTCTTTTGCTGACTTACTATGATCTTCCCTCACCTATCAAGTGTTGCTTTGCCTTTTGTGCTATCTTCCCTAAAGACCATTGGATACACAAAGacaatttaatcaaattatggatgtcacagggttttcttggCATTGACGGAAGAAAAGAATTGGAGCTTATTGGTGTGGATTTTTTTGACAATCTAGTGATATGCTCGTTTTTCCAGGATCTAAGAAAAGATAAGGATGGCCACATTTACTGTTGCAAGATGCATGATCTTGTTCATGACCTTGCACAATTTATCACTGATAAAGAGTGTTTTATTATAGATATGAAGAAAAGTGATAATACTGGTGATCAGTTGTACTACAACAAGAAGTTCTGCCGTTTATCTTTGCTATCAGGTGAGGAGGTCATGTATTCAATTCCAGTATCCCTTCACAGTGTCAAGGTTCTCCATACTCTCAAACTCTTTGGGGAAATATCAGTTATAACTCTTCCTCcaattttatttagttatttgaCATGTCTAAGGGCATTGGATTTAAGTAAAACCAAGCTTACAGAACTCCCATCAGAGGTTGTGAAATTGATACATCTAAGATATCTTGATTTGTCAATGACAGATATCAAGGAATTGCCCGAAACATTGAGTGAACTATGCAATCTGCAAACCTTGAAACTTGACAATTGTGAGTATCTTAGTAAACTTCCGCAACGGATTGGGAAATTGATTAATTTGAGACATCTTGAAATTGAGAACACTGTTTGTCTCAATCGTTTACCTCAAGAAATTGGAAGATTAACATCCCTTCGAACATTAAGCAGATTCTTTGCAAGTGAAGGATGTAGGATTGGGGAATTGAAAAACCTCAATCTCATTCGAGGAAGGCTAGAAATAACAAGGCTGAAGAGAGTGGCAAACAAGAGCGAGAGCTTTGAGGCAGGattgaagaataaaaaagatgTCCATAGCCTGGTGTTAGAGTTTTCAGATGATTCAGTTGGAATGAGCAAGGAAGTAGAGAGGATGGAGGGTGTTCTTCAAGGCCTTGAACCACATCCCAACCTAGTGAAATTAAGCATTTTTTAA